A window of uncultured Litoreibacter sp. contains these coding sequences:
- a CDS encoding KpsF/GutQ family sugar-phosphate isomerase, with translation MLKHVTTKTQMDTPIQSARRVITDEADALTKLAQSIDGSFAEAVDRIQTCQGRVIVTGMGKSGHIANKIAATLASTGTPAHFVHPAEASHGDLGMIGKTDVVLALSNSGEAPELSNLLAYTRRFNIPLIAITSRIDGTLATQSDICLLIPQLGEACGYGVVPTISTTMTLAMGDALAITLMQLRGFTPEHFRDFHPGGKLGAKLSKVGDLMHSGSALPMVSLDTPMSEALLEISQKGFGVVAVTDADGHLAGIITDGDLRRHMDGLLDQTAETVMTAAPQTITPDSLADAAVSIMNDRKITCLFVTENGTATAPMGLLHIHDCLRAGVA, from the coding sequence ATGTTGAAACACGTGACCACCAAGACCCAAATGGACACACCGATCCAATCCGCCCGCCGCGTCATCACCGACGAGGCCGACGCGCTGACCAAGCTTGCCCAATCGATCGATGGCAGCTTCGCCGAAGCTGTGGATCGCATCCAGACCTGCCAGGGCCGCGTGATTGTCACCGGCATGGGCAAATCAGGCCACATCGCAAACAAGATTGCGGCGACGCTGGCGTCCACCGGGACACCGGCCCATTTTGTGCACCCGGCCGAGGCCAGTCATGGCGACCTTGGGATGATCGGCAAAACGGATGTGGTGCTCGCGCTGTCAAACTCTGGCGAGGCGCCCGAGCTTTCCAACCTTCTGGCCTATACCCGACGTTTCAATATTCCGCTGATTGCCATCACCAGCCGTATCGACGGTACCCTCGCCACCCAATCCGACATCTGCCTGCTGATCCCCCAACTGGGCGAAGCTTGCGGCTATGGTGTGGTGCCAACCATCTCGACGACCATGACGCTGGCGATGGGCGACGCATTGGCAATCACCTTGATGCAGCTGCGCGGGTTCACGCCAGAGCATTTCCGCGACTTCCACCCGGGCGGCAAGTTGGGGGCCAAGCTGTCGAAGGTTGGCGACCTGATGCATTCGGGCAGCGCCTTACCGATGGTCAGCCTTGATACGCCGATGTCCGAGGCGCTCCTTGAAATCAGCCAAAAAGGGTTTGGCGTCGTCGCGGTAACCGACGCGGACGGACATTTGGCGGGCATCATCACCGATGGCGACCTGCGCCGCCACATGGACGGGTTGCTCGACCAAACCGCAGAGACCGTGATGACCGCAGCGCCTCAAACGATAACGCCGGACTCGCTTGCCGATGCGGCGGTCAGCATCATGAACGACCGGAAAATCACATGCCTGTTCGTGACCGAAAACGGCACGGCAACGGCGCCGATGGGTCTGCTGCATATTCACGACTGTCTGCGGGCCGGGGTGGCGTAG
- a CDS encoding LptA/OstA family protein yields the protein MRHVLRPVLGLVLAICASSALLAQGATVAFGGLQHDASLPVEITADELTVDQGTGSAVFIGNVVAGQGEMRLSAARVQVQYAVVDGQATGDIDQLIASGGVTLVNGAEAAEAQNAVYSVSGAEIVMTGDVILTQGVNALSGEKLTVDLNTGKGRMSGRVKTIFQTGGN from the coding sequence ATGAGACATGTGTTGCGGCCTGTGTTGGGCCTTGTTCTCGCTATCTGCGCCAGCTCTGCATTGCTCGCCCAAGGGGCGACGGTTGCGTTTGGCGGCTTGCAGCACGACGCGTCGCTTCCTGTCGAAATCACAGCGGACGAACTGACGGTTGACCAAGGCACCGGCTCCGCAGTGTTCATTGGCAATGTTGTTGCCGGTCAGGGCGAAATGCGGCTCAGCGCGGCCCGCGTGCAGGTGCAATACGCCGTGGTGGACGGCCAGGCGACAGGCGACATTGATCAGCTGATCGCCTCAGGCGGCGTGACCTTGGTCAATGGCGCCGAAGCGGCTGAGGCCCAGAACGCGGTCTATTCGGTAAGCGGCGCCGAGATCGTGATGACCGGCGACGTGATCCTGACGCAAGGCGTCAACGCGCTGTCGGGTGAAAAGCTGACGGTCGACCTGAACACCGGCAAAGGCCGGATGTCCGGCCGCGTCAAAACGATCTTTCAGACGGGCGGTAACTGA
- the lptB gene encoding LPS export ABC transporter ATP-binding protein: MADGPNLQVTDGSSGLKIVGLRKNYKRRPVIRDVSLDLARGEVVALLGPNGSGKTTCFYSIAGLVTPEAGTVTIDGQDVTLLPMYRRAKMGIGYLPQEMSIFRGLSVEDNILAILEISIKNRTKRRERLEELLNEFSIGHLRRAPALSLSGGERRRAEIARCLAADPKYLLLDEPFAGVDPIAVGEIRSLVADLKKRGIGVLITDHNVRETLEIVDRAYILHDGHVLMSGTTDEVVKDENVRRVYLGQNFRIS; encoded by the coding sequence ATGGCAGACGGGCCAAATCTGCAGGTGACCGACGGGTCATCCGGCCTGAAAATCGTCGGGCTGCGCAAAAACTATAAGCGGCGCCCGGTGATCCGGGACGTGTCGCTCGATCTGGCACGTGGCGAGGTTGTCGCTTTGTTGGGACCAAATGGTTCCGGCAAAACGACCTGTTTCTATTCCATCGCCGGGCTGGTCACGCCCGAGGCGGGGACGGTCACCATCGATGGGCAGGATGTTACGCTGCTACCGATGTACCGGCGCGCCAAAATGGGCATTGGTTACCTGCCACAGGAAATGTCGATTTTTCGCGGGCTGAGCGTCGAGGACAACATTCTTGCCATCCTCGAAATCTCCATCAAAAACCGGACCAAACGCCGCGAACGGCTGGAAGAGCTGCTGAACGAATTCTCGATCGGACACCTGCGCCGGGCCCCTGCCCTGTCCCTTTCTGGCGGCGAACGTCGCCGCGCGGAAATCGCCCGCTGTTTGGCGGCTGACCCCAAATACCTGCTGTTGGATGAACCGTTTGCCGGTGTCGATCCAATTGCAGTCGGCGAAATCAGATCGCTGGTTGCGGATCTCAAGAAGCGGGGAATCGGCGTGCTGATCACCGACCACAACGTACGCGAAACGCTTGAGATCGTGGACCGCGCCTACATCCTGCATGATGGCCATGTGTTGATGAGCGGCACCACGGATGAAGTGGTAAAGGACGAAAATGTGCGCCGGGTTTACCTGGGCCAAAACTTCCGCATTTCCTGA
- the raiA gene encoding ribosome-associated translation inhibitor RaiA, with the protein MRYQISGKQIDIGVALQTHVESELAEMLGKYAGRPTDATVVFSKHAHEYVCEATVHLSTGLTTQAKAHETEIYAAFDSCSEKMDKQLRRYKRRLKDHHKERSQPVELFEASSYILAGTAESDDSEPETLQPIIVAEMESKIPSLSVGEAVMQMELAEAPVLVFRNEGNKGINVVYKRDDGNIGWVDPSSSN; encoded by the coding sequence ATGCGCTATCAAATCAGCGGCAAACAGATCGATATCGGGGTAGCACTCCAAACCCATGTGGAAAGCGAACTGGCTGAAATGCTTGGGAAATACGCCGGACGCCCGACCGACGCGACGGTGGTTTTCTCCAAACATGCACATGAATATGTGTGCGAAGCGACGGTTCATCTGAGCACAGGTTTGACGACGCAGGCCAAAGCCCATGAGACCGAGATTTACGCCGCTTTTGATAGCTGTTCTGAAAAAATGGACAAGCAATTGCGGCGCTACAAAAGGCGCCTGAAGGACCATCACAAAGAGCGGTCGCAACCTGTTGAACTTTTCGAAGCTTCCTCCTATATCCTCGCCGGAACTGCTGAGTCGGACGATAGCGAGCCGGAGACCCTTCAGCCCATTATCGTGGCGGAAATGGAGTCCAAGATACCATCGCTTTCGGTCGGCGAAGCTGTTATGCAAATGGAATTGGCGGAAGCTCCAGTGCTGGTGTTCCGCAACGAGGGAAACAAAGGGATCAACGTCGTCTACAAACGCGACGACGGCAACATCGGTTGGGTTGATCCTTCAAGCAGTAACTAG
- a CDS encoding PTS sugar transporter subunit IIA: MQIVDILQPSSVRSVASISSKKRLFQELADLAESSHGLPASEVFDALQDRESLGPTGVGQGVALPHARLDSLDTVVAVFLRLDKAVDFDSADRQPVDLFFCLLAPPDAGVEHLKALALVSRTMRVSQVCAKLRANDDASTLFTILTDSEGSQAA, from the coding sequence ATGCAAATTGTAGACATACTTCAACCGAGTTCGGTGAGAAGCGTAGCTTCTATTTCCAGCAAGAAACGGCTGTTTCAGGAATTGGCAGATCTTGCCGAATCCAGCCACGGCCTTCCTGCGTCTGAAGTCTTCGACGCGCTGCAAGATCGCGAAAGCCTTGGGCCGACTGGTGTCGGCCAGGGCGTTGCCCTGCCCCATGCCCGTTTGGATTCGCTCGACACGGTCGTGGCGGTGTTCTTGCGGTTGGACAAAGCCGTCGATTTTGATTCCGCCGACCGTCAACCGGTTGACCTGTTCTTCTGCCTGCTTGCCCCGCCGGATGCAGGTGTTGAGCACCTGAAAGCGCTCGCGCTCGTGTCCCGCACTATGCGGGTGTCTCAGGTCTGCGCCAAACTGCGCGCCAATGACGACGCGTCGACGCTGTTCACGATCCTGACCGATTCGGAAGGCAGCCAGGCGGCCTAA
- a CDS encoding nodulation protein NodH: protein MEFEYFVVFAEMRTGSNFLEASLNGFEDLQCYGEIYNPHFVGHHNKDELFGIDLAQRETAPIALIERIKSNTDGIGGFRFFNDHDPRVMAHVLADPKCAKIVLTRNPLDSYVSLKIAAQTGQWKLSDVKQRRSAKVTFDEAEFLRQLADKRDFQLDILRGIQTSGQTAFYISYEDIGDTGVLNGIAQFIGSKHQIDAAAKSTKKQNPSDLEDKVTNYDEMVKALASIDHFGLSDTPNFEPRRGPGVPGFYTASRAPLLYIPIRSGPHGQALDWLAGVDAVGVDALQTGLSQKDLRQWKKQHPGHRAFSILRHPLARAHHVFCQYVVPKEDNNFQDPRRIMRNKYGVSVPKNGDLSGYSKDDHKVAFINFLKFLKGNLAGQTSVRIDAVWASQSSLLEAAAVVALPDVLIREDQAALQLSRLAEDLGLSGGGYQPAAADTPFGLADIYDAQLEKLCFQTYRKDYISFGFGDWSA, encoded by the coding sequence ATGGAATTTGAATATTTCGTTGTTTTCGCAGAGATGCGGACAGGGTCTAATTTTCTCGAAGCCAGCCTCAACGGGTTTGAGGATCTGCAGTGCTACGGAGAAATCTACAATCCGCATTTCGTGGGCCATCACAACAAAGACGAACTGTTCGGCATTGACCTTGCGCAACGAGAGACGGCGCCGATCGCGCTGATTGAACGGATCAAAAGCAATACGGACGGGATTGGCGGGTTTCGGTTTTTTAACGACCACGACCCGCGCGTCATGGCGCATGTTCTGGCTGACCCAAAATGCGCGAAGATCGTGCTGACGCGGAACCCGCTCGACAGCTATGTGTCGCTGAAAATTGCAGCGCAGACGGGGCAGTGGAAATTGTCTGATGTCAAGCAGCGCCGCTCGGCAAAAGTGACCTTCGATGAAGCGGAATTTCTGCGCCAACTGGCAGACAAACGGGATTTTCAGCTCGACATTTTGCGGGGCATTCAGACCAGCGGACAAACAGCGTTTTACATATCCTATGAGGATATTGGCGACACCGGGGTACTGAACGGAATTGCGCAGTTTATTGGGTCAAAGCATCAGATTGACGCCGCCGCGAAATCGACCAAGAAACAGAACCCCAGCGACCTTGAAGACAAGGTCACGAACTACGACGAGATGGTGAAGGCGCTTGCCTCCATCGACCATTTTGGATTGTCCGATACGCCCAATTTCGAACCGCGGCGCGGGCCTGGGGTGCCGGGTTTCTACACGGCAAGCAGGGCGCCATTGCTTTACATTCCTATCCGGTCCGGACCGCATGGTCAGGCCTTGGATTGGTTGGCCGGGGTCGATGCTGTCGGCGTAGATGCCCTTCAAACGGGGTTGTCGCAAAAGGACCTTCGGCAGTGGAAGAAGCAGCATCCCGGCCACCGGGCGTTCAGCATTCTGCGTCACCCGCTGGCGCGGGCACATCACGTGTTTTGCCAATATGTAGTGCCGAAGGAAGACAATAACTTTCAGGACCCGCGCCGCATTATGCGCAACAAATACGGTGTGTCCGTCCCCAAGAATGGCGATCTTAGCGGGTACAGCAAGGACGACCACAAGGTCGCATTCATCAACTTTCTGAAATTCCTGAAGGGGAACCTGGCGGGGCAAACCAGCGTGCGGATTGATGCCGTCTGGGCCTCTCAGTCATCTCTGCTGGAGGCAGCGGCTGTGGTCGCGTTGCCGGATGTCTTGATCCGCGAGGACCAGGCCGCTTTGCAGCTTTCGCGCTTGGCAGAAGACCTTGGATTGTCGGGTGGCGGGTACCAACCTGCCGCAGCGGATACCCCCTTTGGCCTTGCTGACATTTATGATGCGCAGCTGGAAAAGCTTTGCTTCCAGACGTATCGCAAAGACTACATCAGCTTCGGATTTGGTGACTGGTCGGCTTAG
- a CDS encoding beta-1,6-N-acetylglucosaminyltransferase, which yields MSVGFIMLVHEALDRAAQTARHFHDSGKPVVIHVDKRVSEDDFEWFRKKLADCKDIRFSERHACEWGNWSIVGASQTACELMLSEFKHVRHVYLSSGSCLPLRPLDELQTYLDERPRTDFIESVTTDEVDWTVGGLDQERFTLRFPFSWKRHRRLFDAYVDLQRRLKFKRKIPEELTPHLGSQWWCLTRQTLSAILEDPRREEFDRYFKRVWIPDESYFQTLARLYSTQIESRSLTLSKFDFQGKPHVFYDDHIQLLRRSDCFVARKIWPQAERLYRDFLAPADRALQKVEPNPLKIDRLFSRATERRTRGRAGLYMQGRYPNDGWENGKTAGRYSVFEGFDDLFEDFDAWLARRTGNRVHKHLFAKDRVRFAGDVDVFNGALSDSAALRDYNPRGFVTNLTWNTRGEHQCFLFGPNDTQAVGEFLASDRNAQISIITGAWAIPLFHSNRNFAELRKEAAFLQRVEAAHLDLLRTGQTKARISIWSLAEFIEDPMEKLQLILDELGGGAQRRLTEVPQMANLAGFGQFLQNLKNQGMSPHLMGDFPIIEGEKRQEGGQRPYLVK from the coding sequence ATGAGCGTCGGCTTCATCATGTTGGTGCACGAAGCGCTGGACCGGGCGGCGCAAACGGCGCGCCATTTCCATGACAGCGGAAAGCCGGTTGTCATCCATGTTGACAAGCGCGTCTCAGAGGACGACTTCGAATGGTTCCGAAAGAAGCTTGCCGACTGCAAAGACATCCGGTTTTCGGAGCGTCACGCCTGCGAGTGGGGCAACTGGTCCATTGTCGGGGCAAGCCAAACCGCATGTGAATTGATGTTGTCGGAGTTCAAGCACGTCCGGCATGTCTACCTGTCAAGCGGCTCTTGTCTGCCATTGCGGCCGCTGGACGAGCTGCAAACCTACCTTGATGAACGCCCACGTACCGACTTCATCGAATCCGTCACCACCGACGAGGTGGACTGGACTGTTGGCGGGCTGGATCAGGAACGATTCACCTTGCGATTCCCATTTTCCTGGAAACGCCACCGGCGGTTGTTTGATGCCTATGTCGACCTGCAACGCCGGCTGAAATTCAAACGCAAGATACCGGAGGAGCTAACGCCTCATTTGGGGTCGCAATGGTGGTGCCTGACACGGCAAACTCTGTCCGCCATTCTGGAAGACCCCCGGCGCGAGGAATTTGACCGATACTTCAAGCGAGTCTGGATTCCTGACGAAAGCTATTTTCAGACCCTGGCAAGGCTCTATTCCACCCAAATCGAGAGCCGATCTTTGACGCTGTCCAAGTTTGACTTCCAGGGCAAACCGCATGTGTTCTACGACGATCACATCCAGCTGCTGCGGCGGTCGGACTGTTTTGTGGCACGCAAAATTTGGCCACAAGCGGAACGATTGTACCGCGACTTTCTTGCGCCTGCGGACCGGGCTTTGCAGAAGGTGGAACCCAACCCGCTGAAGATTGACCGCCTGTTTAGCCGCGCAACGGAACGCCGGACGCGGGGCCGGGCGGGTCTTTACATGCAGGGACGCTACCCGAATGACGGCTGGGAAAATGGCAAGACGGCCGGGCGCTATTCGGTCTTTGAGGGCTTTGATGACCTCTTTGAGGATTTTGACGCCTGGTTGGCGCGGCGGACCGGCAACCGTGTTCACAAACATCTATTTGCGAAAGACCGCGTGCGGTTTGCGGGCGACGTAGACGTTTTTAATGGCGCGCTGTCCGATAGCGCGGCTTTGCGCGATTACAACCCGCGGGGTTTCGTCACCAATCTGACCTGGAATACACGCGGGGAACATCAGTGCTTCTTGTTTGGGCCCAACGACACCCAGGCTGTCGGCGAGTTTTTGGCGTCTGACCGAAATGCCCAAATCTCGATCATCACTGGCGCTTGGGCGATTCCGCTGTTTCATTCGAATCGAAATTTTGCCGAGCTGCGCAAGGAGGCCGCGTTTCTGCAACGGGTTGAGGCCGCGCATCTTGATCTGCTGCGCACAGGGCAAACGAAGGCCCGTATCAGCATTTGGAGCCTTGCGGAATTCATCGAGGACCCGATGGAGAAACTGCAACTTATCCTCGATGAGCTGGGCGGAGGGGCGCAGCGACGTTTGACCGAGGTGCCGCAAATGGCGAACTTGGCCGGGTTCGGGCAGTTTCTGCAGAACCTCAAGAACCAAGGCATGAGCCCGCATTTGATGGGCGATTTCCCGATCATTGAGGGTGAGAAACGGCAAGAGGGCGGCCAGCGGCCGTATTTGGTCAAGTAG
- a CDS encoding glycosyltransferase family 2 protein, which translates to MGVLKSYRLRLERRRWRARAFRKRRELTSKRNRTQQIGKNDILLFCTLRNERIRLPFFLKYYRDLGVDHFFFVDNGSDDGTGAYLEQQMDVSVFYSQEGYKRARFGVDWLNWLQMRYAHGHWSLTVDVDEFFIYPFCDTRPIRALTDWLDASSIKSFGTMLLDMYPKGPIDSVKYEEGQDPFEVAHWFDSGNYTIQKNSRYGNLWIQGGPRARAFFYENAERAPAMNKIPLVKWNRAYAYVSSTHMLLPRGLNLVYDEWGGEKTSGCLLHAKFLDTFKAKSAEELERKQHFANSHEYKAYNEGMAVNPDLWCQWSEKYINWRQLEILGLMSKGNWA; encoded by the coding sequence ATGGGCGTTCTGAAATCATATCGGTTGCGGCTTGAAAGACGCCGTTGGAGGGCCAGGGCCTTTCGCAAAAGGCGTGAACTTACGTCCAAACGCAACCGGACGCAGCAGATCGGGAAGAACGACATTCTGCTGTTTTGCACGTTGCGAAACGAACGGATCAGGCTGCCATTCTTCCTGAAATACTACCGAGACCTTGGCGTCGATCATTTCTTCTTTGTCGATAACGGCTCGGATGACGGAACGGGCGCATATCTGGAACAGCAGATGGATGTGTCTGTTTTCTACAGCCAGGAAGGGTACAAGCGCGCCCGCTTTGGTGTCGATTGGCTAAATTGGCTGCAAATGCGGTACGCCCACGGCCATTGGTCGCTGACCGTCGATGTTGACGAATTCTTTATCTACCCGTTTTGCGATACCCGGCCGATCCGAGCGTTGACCGACTGGCTGGACGCATCTTCGATCAAGTCGTTCGGCACGATGTTGCTGGACATGTATCCCAAGGGCCCAATCGACAGCGTCAAATACGAAGAGGGGCAGGACCCGTTTGAAGTGGCGCACTGGTTCGACAGCGGCAATTACACGATCCAGAAAAACAGCCGTTATGGCAATTTGTGGATACAAGGCGGCCCGCGTGCGCGTGCGTTCTTCTACGAGAACGCAGAACGCGCCCCGGCAATGAACAAGATCCCGCTGGTGAAATGGAACCGCGCTTACGCTTACGTCAGTTCAACTCATATGCTGCTGCCGCGCGGGTTGAACCTTGTCTATGATGAATGGGGCGGGGAGAAGACTTCGGGCTGTTTGTTGCACGCCAAGTTCCTCGACACGTTCAAAGCCAAGTCGGCCGAAGAGCTGGAGCGCAAACAGCACTTCGCCAACAGCCACGAATACAAAGCCTATAACGAAGGCATGGCGGTAAATCCCGACCTTTGGTGCCAATGGTCCGAGAAGTACATAAACTGGCGGCAGCTTGAAATTCTCGGTCTCATGTCGAAAGGGAACTGGGCATGA
- a CDS encoding glycosyltransferase, producing the protein MHGAGTKTAITTARDFPAIIDITRLTSRVGRGPYTGVDRVELAYLEWCLATDPDLFGLAKLSDGFVLLDRGGLSAFHQKLTGQVVWGKRDLRALVGLKTPAPRGAAESDLRRLALRKFSDIPAAFRNFVPKGCRYLNIGHSNLSERVLAGFARADIAPVVFLHDVIPVEFPQFQRAGTAQAFLKKLVAMKEHAHCIITNSQDSLAKARAALDGRDRGMHFAHLGIDVPDNIMDVSRLNRPYFVTLGTIEPRKNHALLLDVWQELEDHLSEEIMPDLYIIGQRGWENVDVITKLEVLKDHPRIHEHNTMSDADMWPLVAGSHGLLFPSHAEGFGLPSLEAAALNVPVVCGDLAIHRELLGDYPVYANVNDRYLWQKTIIEQAEKRLEDLRDACAKNTPHIPTWDEHFVRVNGAVMGST; encoded by the coding sequence ATGCATGGCGCTGGCACCAAAACGGCCATTACGACCGCTAGGGATTTTCCTGCGATCATCGACATCACCCGTCTGACCAGCCGTGTCGGTCGCGGCCCCTACACCGGGGTGGATAGGGTTGAGCTGGCATATCTGGAATGGTGTCTGGCGACCGATCCTGACCTGTTTGGCCTGGCCAAACTGTCCGACGGTTTTGTTTTGCTGGATAGGGGTGGCCTGTCGGCGTTCCACCAGAAGCTGACGGGGCAGGTGGTCTGGGGCAAGCGCGACCTGCGGGCCTTGGTGGGGCTCAAGACCCCGGCCCCGCGCGGCGCCGCGGAATCTGATCTCAGACGGCTGGCATTGAGAAAATTCAGCGACATACCTGCGGCCTTCCGGAATTTTGTGCCCAAGGGCTGCCGATATCTCAATATCGGGCATTCCAATCTGTCCGAACGGGTCCTTGCTGGATTTGCCCGGGCAGATATTGCCCCGGTTGTCTTCCTGCACGATGTGATCCCTGTTGAATTTCCCCAGTTCCAGAGGGCGGGGACGGCCCAGGCCTTTTTAAAGAAGCTTGTGGCGATGAAGGAACATGCTCATTGCATCATAACCAATTCGCAGGACTCCTTAGCCAAGGCGCGTGCTGCTTTGGACGGGCGCGATCGGGGAATGCATTTTGCACATCTTGGCATCGATGTTCCAGACAACATCATGGACGTTTCACGCCTTAATAGACCCTATTTCGTCACTCTGGGCACGATTGAGCCACGCAAGAACCACGCGTTGCTCTTGGACGTATGGCAAGAATTGGAGGATCACTTATCCGAAGAAATTATGCCGGATCTTTACATCATCGGGCAGCGTGGATGGGAAAACGTTGATGTGATCACAAAACTTGAAGTCCTCAAGGATCACCCCCGCATACATGAGCATAACACTATGTCGGATGCGGATATGTGGCCGCTCGTCGCCGGTTCCCATGGATTGCTTTTTCCAAGCCATGCGGAAGGATTTGGCCTGCCCTCGCTAGAGGCCGCCGCGCTGAATGTCCCGGTCGTCTGTGGCGATCTTGCCATCCATCGTGAGCTGTTGGGGGACTACCCCGTTTACGCAAACGTAAATGACCGATATCTTTGGCAAAAAACTATAATAGAGCAGGCAGAGAAAAGGCTGGAAGACCTCCGCGACGCGTGCGCGAAGAACACGCCGCATATACCAACATGGGACGAGCACTTTGTTCGCGTTAACGGCGCGGTCATGGGCTCGACTTAA
- the galE gene encoding UDP-glucose 4-epimerase GalE, with product MKTVLVTGGAGYIGSHACKVLAKAGFLPVTFDNLDTGWEQAVKFGPFEKGDLQDRSRLDTVFAKHQPVAVMHFAALSQVGESMDNPGLYWRNNVLGSLNLVEAAIAAGCRKFVFSSTCATYGEQDGVALTEDSPQAPLNAYGASKRAIEDILDNFSASHGLEHVTFRYFNVAGADPEGDVGEFHQPETHLIPLVMDAIDGKRDALTVYGTDYDTPDGTCIRDYVHVMDLVDAHILGLNWLLEGKGNAVFNLGTGTGFSVREVIDSSRTITNKSVPVVEGARRAGDATKLVSGSAAARDLLGWDPKRSTMEAMVSDAWRWHQNGHYDR from the coding sequence ATGAAAACTGTTCTGGTCACAGGGGGCGCAGGCTATATCGGTTCGCATGCGTGCAAGGTCCTGGCCAAGGCCGGCTTTCTGCCCGTGACTTTCGACAATCTCGATACCGGATGGGAGCAGGCCGTAAAGTTTGGCCCCTTCGAAAAGGGCGACCTTCAGGATCGCAGCAGGTTAGACACTGTATTTGCCAAACACCAACCCGTTGCGGTGATGCATTTTGCGGCGCTGAGTCAGGTTGGTGAATCCATGGATAACCCCGGCCTGTACTGGCGTAACAATGTGTTGGGGTCATTGAATCTGGTCGAAGCAGCAATCGCCGCAGGGTGCAGGAAGTTCGTGTTCTCCTCCACCTGCGCGACCTATGGCGAACAAGATGGGGTCGCATTGACCGAAGACAGCCCGCAAGCGCCTCTCAATGCCTACGGTGCTTCAAAACGGGCCATTGAAGACATATTGGACAATTTTAGCGCCAGCCACGGGTTGGAACACGTGACCTTTCGCTACTTCAACGTCGCCGGCGCAGATCCCGAAGGAGACGTTGGTGAATTCCACCAACCCGAGACGCATCTGATCCCGTTGGTGATGGACGCGATAGATGGCAAGCGGGATGCGCTGACCGTCTACGGCACCGATTATGATACGCCGGACGGCACGTGTATTAGGGACTATGTGCATGTGATGGATTTGGTCGATGCCCATATTTTGGGTCTGAATTGGTTGTTGGAAGGCAAAGGCAACGCGGTCTTCAATCTTGGAACCGGGACAGGGTTCTCGGTGAGGGAGGTGATCGACAGCAGCCGCACCATCACCAACAAGTCGGTTCCTGTCGTGGAAGGCGCCCGTCGGGCTGGGGACGCGACCAAGCTTGTATCGGGAAGTGCTGCCGCACGTGACCTGCTGGGGTGGGACCCGAAACGGTCAACGATGGAGGCAATGGTAAGCGATGCATGGCGCTGGCACCAAAACGGCCATTACGACCGCTAG
- the galU gene encoding UTP--glucose-1-phosphate uridylyltransferase GalU, whose amino-acid sequence MKRKVTKAVFPVAGLGTRFLPATKSIPKEIMTLVDRPLIQYAIDEARAAGIKEFIFVTSRGKGALEDYFDHAPELESSLRKKGKKDLLKTLKNTNMDSGAIAYIRQHKALGLGHAVWCARRLIANEPFAVILPDDVIAAEKSCLQQMTEAYAETGGCMVAAMEVPHEKASAYGVLDVKEDMGSMVSVRGMVEKPAVDEAPSNLAVIGRYILTPQVLHNLTKMKQGAGGEIQLTDAIAQEIEADRDVYGYRFRGQRFDCGSKAGYLQATVAFGLTRPELRDEFEGYLDEMASLRKAAE is encoded by the coding sequence ATGAAACGCAAAGTCACCAAGGCGGTCTTTCCCGTAGCCGGATTAGGAACCAGATTCCTTCCGGCCACCAAGTCCATACCGAAGGAAATTATGACCTTGGTGGATCGCCCTTTGATCCAATACGCGATTGACGAAGCGCGAGCCGCTGGCATCAAGGAGTTCATCTTCGTGACCTCGCGCGGAAAAGGCGCGTTGGAAGACTATTTTGACCACGCGCCGGAGCTTGAAAGTTCTCTGCGCAAGAAGGGCAAAAAAGATCTTCTCAAGACCTTGAAGAACACCAACATGGACAGCGGCGCGATTGCCTATATCCGCCAGCATAAAGCCCTCGGGCTTGGACACGCGGTTTGGTGCGCGCGCCGTTTGATTGCGAATGAACCATTCGCTGTGATCCTGCCAGACGACGTAATCGCGGCAGAAAAGTCCTGCTTGCAGCAAATGACAGAAGCCTATGCCGAGACCGGCGGCTGCATGGTTGCCGCAATGGAGGTCCCGCATGAAAAGGCGTCTGCATATGGCGTGCTCGATGTGAAGGAAGACATGGGTTCGATGGTGTCCGTTCGCGGCATGGTCGAAAAACCCGCCGTCGACGAAGCGCCATCAAATCTGGCGGTGATCGGACGATACATCCTGACGCCGCAGGTTTTGCATAATCTCACAAAGATGAAGCAAGGCGCGGGCGGTGAGATCCAACTGACCGACGCGATCGCGCAAGAGATTGAGGCGGATCGTGACGTATATGGCTATCGCTTCCGAGGGCAGCGCTTTGATTGCGGATCCAAGGCAGGGTACCTGCAGGCGACCGTCGCGTTTGGCCTGACCCGCCCCGAATTGCGCGACGAATTTGAGGGCTACCTTGACGAGATGGCATCGCTGCGCAAAGCAGCCGAATAA